From the Pleurodeles waltl isolate 20211129_DDA chromosome 6, aPleWal1.hap1.20221129, whole genome shotgun sequence genome, the window ggaatcccgcaagctggcgcactggttgggctagcgtcagataaaatgacgttagccaggtggggtggAGGTACGGGGgaaggggttttgcctcaaaaaagtacgctaggctggttagaggcaaaaaaaatgctgttaaccagcctagcgttatttcatgacttataaaagacaggagtcatgcccaccaccctagtggccagcacaggggacaaatgtcccctgggcatggccattgcaccctgtgccatgtagggggggccattttagggcccccaatggaacttaaaaaatgttttcaaaatacctacctctacttacctgagatggggtcccccatcctccggtgtccctctggtgtgggtggtggtgttcctgtggcttggggagggcacctgtggacccattccatggtgtctgaccatggaaatgggtccacaggtccccaacGCCTGgtctggcccaggcgttaaattatggtgcaaagcaagctttccacCATTATTTGGCTCCTCCTCccactgtgcgtcattttagcagcgGGAGATAAATAtaaggctatggggatagcacaattttttagatgggaacgcctaccttgcatctcattaatgcaaggtaggttcacgcatataAATAATGggggcaaactccaatattttgatgttggtcatctctaatgtcaaaatataaatatggagttagttttgtgccaaatttgcgtaaaaaaaatgacgcaaattcagcacaaatggagtataaatatgccccttggtttgttaTTCTTCCTCACTTTCCTTGTGACTCTGTCACAAAACAAAGCACGTTGCACTTTATGAGGTTTTGTAATATGTATTCTTTGCACAGGAAGCGATTTTTGGTCCCTGTTCTCTGTGCAGCCAACTGCAGACAGCCTAGGATTGCCCTAATAGTGCTACAAAAGTTAGACACTCCCAGATTTGTTATGCGGTGATTAATTTAATCGTACGTGCACTGTCTATAACGAAAAGACATGGACAAGCTGTAAAACGGATGAGGCATTCCAAACCTAGGATTTGATCtaaatgattatttatgtttttagcATTTGAATTGTAAATTTGATTAGTTTTATGAATGTTTTACTATTGTATAATGAATTGTGCTTTTATAGCTGGGATCTGGCAGAACAAAGTTTTGTTGAAGAAGAACTGAGCACTTCCATCTGAAATCTGGTGCAAAAATCTTTTTTTCACACTAATTGAGCTTTGCCTTCCATATCTTTGCAGAAATGAAGGGTCCTTTATAAATCCTGAATCTGTTACGAAAAGCACTAAACCCCTTGTGAAAGATTTGTTTTATAAGTGgaggaaagaagaacagcagagggTATTTTTCTTATCCCAGTCAGGTCAAAATTACATGCCTACGAAACTCTCTGAAGGTTTGGAATTCTATCTCACATTTGTCCATGATCAAAGATATAGATTTTATCTCACAAGGTTTCGTTTTAATCTGATCCATGTTATGGTCACATATCCTTCCAAGGGTACTTGGGGCTAGATTTATACTTTTagccgcaaaactgtgcaaacgtagATTTGCGGCAAAAAAAGTATTGGagaggcttgcgccattcctgagtgccatctgggcaccaaatttatggaatcccgcaagctggcgcactggttgggctagcgtcagataaaatgacgttagccaggtggggtggAGGTACGGGGgaaggggttttgcctcaaaaaagtacgctaggctggttagaggcaaaaaaaatgctgttaaccagcctagcgttatttcatgacttataaaagacaggagtcatgcccaccaccctagtggccagcacaggaggacaaatgtcccctgggcatggccattgcaccctgtgccatgtaggggggccattttagggcccccaatggaacttaaaaaatgttttcaaaatacctacctctacttacctgagatggggtcccccatcctccggtgtccctctggtgtgggtggtggtgttcctgtggcttggggagggcacctgtggacccattccatggtgtctgaccatggaaatgggtccacaggtccccaacGCCTGgtctggcccaggcgttaaataatggtgcaaagcaagctttccacCATTATTTGGCTCCTCCTCccactgtgcgtcattttagcagcgGGAGATAAATAtaaggctatggggatagcacaattttttagatgggaacgcctaccttgcatctcattaatgcaaggtaggttcacgcatataAATAATGggggcaaactccaatattttgatgttggtcatctctaatgtcaaaatataaatatggagttagttttgtgccaaatttgcgtaaaaaaaatgacgcaaattcagcacaaatggagtataaatatgccccttggtttgttaTTCTTCCTCACTTTCCTTGTGACTCTGTCACAAAACAAAGCACGTTGCACTTTATGAGGTTTTGTAATATGTATTCTTTGCACAGGAAGCGATTTTTGGTCCCTGTTCTCTGTGCAGCCAACTGCAGACAGCCTAGGATTGCCCTAATAGTGCTACAAAAGTTAGACACTCCCAGATTTGTTATGCGGTGATTAATTTAATCGTACGTGCACTGTCTATAATGAAAAGACATGGACAAGCTGTAAAACGGATGAGGCATTCCAAACCTAGGATTTGATCtaaatgattatttatgtttttagcATTTGAATTGTAAATTTGATTAGTTTTATGAATGTTTTACTATTGTATAATGAATTGTGCTTTTATAGCTGGGATCTGGCAGAACAAAGTTTTGTTGAAGAAGAACTGAGCACTTCCATCTGAAATCTGGTGCAAAAATCTTTTTTTCACACTAATTGAGCTTTGCCTTCCATATCTTTGCAGAAATGGCCAGCCAGCTGTCCTTCACTGTCCTGCTCACTGTCCTAGCAGCTGGCTGCCTCGCCATGCCCATGATGCCAGACTCCCAAATGTCGGACATGGCCTCATCCCAGAGAGAGTCAAGGAGGAGCGCAGCCAGTTCAGAGCTGAGCCGGAGGGACCTGCTGAATTCCCTTTCTCCAGAGGAGAGGCATTTCCTGCTCCAAGCCTTCCCCAATGCATTAGCAGGTAAGTAAAAAAGGGGACATAACTTGTATGTGGTACATGAATCACGGTCCTACCGTCTCTAAATGATGTGAAGAACCCTTTGTGGTGGAATAAGAGTAAATCAACGCAAACTGCTGAATGTGGTGCAAGTTcagctttcatttatttttttattttaatttacttacTTGTAGCGCATGGGTACCTGAAAGGCTTCATAGCGCTAAGAAACACTTATTGTGTCAAACTaaggaaaaatacactacaaagaaCTAGCGGATGAGAATTGTCTTCagtttttagggccagatgtgctaAACATTTTTATGGTCAGTAACAATCTGAATGGGAATTTGGGGCCTCAGAAGTATTTTCCTAAATGCA encodes:
- the LOC138301884 gene encoding gastrin/cholecystokinin-like peptide, which translates into the protein MASQLSFTVLLTVLAAGCLAMPMMPDSQMSDMASSQRESRRSAASSELSRRDLLNSLSPEERHFLLQAFPNALAEFSNKDHELGPWHPMQDRDYEGWMDFGRRSVDDLLQNS